One Luteolibacter rhizosphaerae DNA segment encodes these proteins:
- a CDS encoding M64 family metallopeptidase encodes MKSLLLFLLCIGGVFAQATLHTVQSTGPRSKRVNIVFLSEGYTAADMPNFASHVNTAVNYLFSREPWQQYRSYCNVFRIQIVSNESGCDYGSAGVLRDTYFNAGFNTPSVGQLLTLGSGGSSKAYQLLNAHVPEYHMPIVLVNDTKYGGAGGSISVSSVNSLSPQIVEHEVGHSFANLADEYDAEYPGYTPSEAANNTAVTTRELIKWNAWILPATPVPTPETSTYDSQVGLFEGSMYRVAGWYRPHNNSLMRNLNRPVGNVNREQFVKSIYQRVDPVESWTPSGTSFAVSDYQDLSFSVSPKLPSIGSLQTSWFVDGVQQASATSPSFSVNSEVLGNGSHTVKARVKDPTTFVRNDPSALLQHEVTWTISLTNQLPPTLAAWRTQYGGDNAAPAGDGFPNLVKYGLGVSGALPIEASKRPAAGITTVSGQKYLTLTVPRRAKRTDVSYTAEVSGNLSSWDSGSGHTVVVEDSATLLVVRDASPIGATSRRAMRLKVSAP; translated from the coding sequence ATGAAATCCCTCCTCCTCTTCTTGCTCTGCATTGGCGGAGTCTTCGCACAGGCGACCCTGCATACGGTCCAGAGCACCGGTCCGCGGAGCAAGCGCGTGAACATCGTGTTCTTGTCCGAGGGCTATACCGCTGCTGACATGCCGAACTTCGCGAGCCATGTGAACACGGCGGTGAACTACCTCTTCTCGCGCGAGCCATGGCAGCAATACCGCTCCTACTGCAACGTATTCCGGATCCAGATTGTCTCAAATGAATCGGGCTGCGACTATGGCAGCGCCGGAGTTTTGCGGGACACGTATTTCAATGCCGGCTTCAACACGCCTTCGGTGGGCCAATTGCTCACGCTGGGATCGGGCGGATCCAGCAAGGCCTACCAGCTTCTCAATGCGCATGTGCCGGAGTATCACATGCCGATCGTGCTGGTGAACGACACGAAGTATGGCGGCGCAGGCGGCTCGATCTCGGTGTCCTCCGTGAACTCGCTGAGCCCGCAGATCGTGGAGCATGAGGTCGGGCACTCTTTCGCGAATCTCGCGGACGAGTATGATGCCGAGTATCCCGGCTATACGCCCAGTGAAGCCGCAAACAATACCGCGGTGACGACCCGGGAGCTGATAAAGTGGAATGCGTGGATCCTGCCTGCGACGCCGGTGCCGACTCCGGAGACCTCGACCTACGATAGCCAGGTGGGGCTCTTCGAGGGCTCGATGTATCGCGTGGCGGGCTGGTATCGACCGCACAACAATTCGCTGATGCGGAACCTGAACCGGCCGGTGGGGAACGTGAACCGCGAGCAGTTCGTGAAATCGATCTACCAGCGCGTGGACCCGGTGGAGAGTTGGACGCCGAGCGGAACCTCGTTTGCGGTGAGCGACTACCAGGACCTCAGCTTCTCGGTATCGCCGAAGCTGCCGAGCATCGGCAGCTTGCAGACGAGTTGGTTTGTCGATGGCGTGCAACAAGCGTCGGCAACGAGCCCGAGTTTCTCAGTGAACTCCGAGGTCCTGGGGAATGGTTCTCACACGGTGAAGGCGCGGGTGAAGGATCCGACCACCTTCGTGCGGAACGATCCCTCGGCGCTGCTCCAGCATGAGGTGACATGGACGATCAGCCTGACGAACCAACTGCCGCCGACGCTGGCGGCATGGCGCACGCAGTACGGCGGGGACAATGCCGCGCCCGCGGGCGATGGCTTCCCGAATCTGGTGAAGTATGGTCTGGGCGTGAGCGGGGCGCTGCCGATCGAGGCATCCAAGCGGCCCGCGGCGGGCATCACCACGGTGAGCGGGCAGAAGTATCTCACGCTGACGGTGCCGCGCCGCGCGAAGCGGACGGATGTGAGCTATACGGCGGAGGTCTCCGGTAATCTGAGTTCCTGGGATTCCGGCAGCGGGCACACGGTGGTGGTGGAGGATAGCGCGACCTTGCTGGTAGTGCGGGACGCGAGTCCGATCGGGGCCACGAGCCGCCGCGCGATGCGGCTGAAGGTAAGCGCGCCATAG
- a CDS encoding 3-keto-disaccharide hydrolase yields MKSILLILPLVATAAEPQLTKTPLFNGKDLSGWTGDGYVVEDGAIVCTPEGKTLVTEKIYSNYALDFEFKLPAAGNNGIGIHYPGTGDAAYEGMEVQVLDNSSEKYKDLKPYQFHGSLYTLAAAKKAPLKPVGEWNNERIVVNGDDVMVIVNGETILESKLSELSKEHGDHKGVKRRSGHIAFCGHGDRVAFRNIGIVELAPPANDEGAKQAGFTKIFDGKTLEGWEHEEGDKGHWVPANGILKYDGHSEAKDKDLWFSKEYGDMTVIFDWRWGKPGPVMKRPIIGPDGKETGEQVDEQELDSGIYLRGSSKSQVNLWNWPCGSGEVYGYRTDKSQPAEVIAGVTPKTKADKPIGEWNRTMITIQGDRLTVTLNGQTVIENAQLPGIPAKGKIALQHHGAAIDFANIWVKEL; encoded by the coding sequence ATGAAATCCATCCTGCTTATCCTACCGCTGGTCGCGACGGCCGCGGAACCCCAGCTCACCAAGACGCCGCTCTTCAATGGCAAGGACCTCAGCGGCTGGACCGGTGACGGCTATGTCGTGGAGGATGGCGCGATCGTCTGCACGCCGGAGGGCAAGACCCTGGTGACGGAGAAGATCTACTCGAACTACGCGCTCGATTTCGAATTCAAGCTGCCGGCGGCGGGGAACAATGGCATCGGCATCCACTATCCCGGTACGGGCGATGCGGCCTACGAGGGGATGGAGGTGCAGGTGCTGGATAACAGCTCCGAGAAGTACAAGGACCTGAAGCCTTATCAATTCCACGGCTCGCTCTACACGCTGGCCGCGGCGAAGAAGGCTCCGCTGAAGCCGGTGGGCGAGTGGAACAACGAGCGCATCGTGGTGAACGGCGATGACGTGATGGTGATCGTGAACGGCGAGACCATCCTGGAATCGAAGCTTAGCGAGCTGAGCAAGGAGCATGGGGACCACAAGGGCGTGAAGCGCCGCTCGGGTCACATCGCGTTCTGCGGTCATGGCGATCGCGTGGCCTTCCGGAACATCGGGATCGTGGAGCTGGCGCCGCCGGCGAACGACGAGGGAGCGAAGCAGGCGGGCTTCACGAAGATCTTCGACGGCAAGACGCTGGAAGGCTGGGAGCACGAGGAGGGCGACAAGGGCCACTGGGTGCCCGCGAACGGCATCCTGAAGTACGACGGTCATAGTGAGGCGAAGGACAAGGACCTGTGGTTCTCCAAGGAATACGGGGACATGACCGTGATCTTCGACTGGCGCTGGGGTAAGCCCGGGCCGGTGATGAAGCGCCCTATCATCGGGCCGGACGGAAAGGAAACCGGCGAGCAGGTGGACGAGCAGGAGCTGGATAGCGGGATCTACCTGCGCGGTAGCTCGAAGAGCCAGGTGAACCTGTGGAACTGGCCTTGCGGCTCGGGTGAAGTTTACGGCTACCGCACCGACAAGTCGCAGCCGGCGGAAGTGATCGCGGGGGTGACGCCGAAGACGAAGGCGGACAAGCCGATCGGCGAGTGGAACCGGACGATGATCACGATCCAAGGCGACCGCCTGACGGTGACGCTGAACGGCCAGACGGTGATCGAGAACGCCCAGCTCCCCGGCATCCCGGCGAAGGGGAAGATCGCGCTGCAGCACCACGGTGCGGCGATCGACTTCGCGAACATCTGGGTGAAGGAGCTGTGA
- a CDS encoding GNAT family N-acetyltransferase produces MIRPYVNEDAAALAGLLSTLGYPATRDDVVVRMTALSDSHHTLVAVAGEKVAGFIGIVSLPVYEHPDPIGYILALSVSPAYQGQGIGKALLRAAEDWFRREGVKDIRVSSGLQREEAHRFYEQSGYAKTGYRFRKSLAEEF; encoded by the coding sequence ATGATCCGTCCTTATGTGAACGAAGACGCAGCGGCGCTGGCCGGTCTGCTGAGCACGCTCGGGTATCCTGCTACTAGGGATGACGTAGTTGTCCGGATGACGGCTTTGTCCGACTCGCATCACACGCTGGTGGCGGTGGCGGGCGAGAAGGTGGCGGGGTTCATCGGGATTGTCTCGCTGCCGGTCTACGAGCACCCGGATCCCATCGGCTACATCCTCGCGCTATCGGTGAGCCCGGCTTACCAAGGACAGGGTATCGGCAAGGCTTTGCTGCGGGCAGCGGAGGATTGGTTCCGAAGGGAGGGGGTGAAGGACATCCGGGTGAGCAGCGGGCTGCAGCGGGAAGAGGCGCACCGCTTCTACGAGCAATCCGGCTATGCGAAGACGGGATACCGCTTCCGGAAGTCGCTGGCGGAGGAATTCTAA
- a CDS encoding biliverdin-producing heme oxygenase, with the protein MILKRLRHETRELHMALEERLPLLSPELSVGDYRALLRRFHGYYAPLEEGLVKAGRWREIGLDCPERLKVGALERDLAVLGDDSARIAALPRCANLPEVESLAGSLGCFYVIEGATLGGQIISRHLLQNLNLTPETGCAFFSGYGAETGSRWKAFGEILTNATREGDGDAIVASANRTFSTLSEWLFRNDFPPS; encoded by the coding sequence GTGATCCTGAAACGACTCCGTCATGAAACCCGCGAGCTCCACATGGCCTTGGAGGAGCGCCTTCCTTTGCTGAGTCCGGAGCTGTCGGTGGGCGATTACCGTGCGTTGCTGCGGCGCTTCCACGGGTATTATGCACCGCTGGAGGAGGGGCTGGTGAAGGCGGGGCGGTGGCGGGAGATCGGGCTGGATTGTCCGGAGCGCTTGAAGGTCGGGGCACTGGAGCGGGATCTAGCGGTTCTGGGAGATGACTCTGCGAGGATTGCCGCGCTGCCGCGCTGTGCGAACTTGCCGGAGGTTGAGTCTTTGGCGGGGAGCTTGGGGTGTTTCTATGTGATCGAGGGGGCGACCTTGGGCGGGCAGATCATTTCGCGGCACTTGTTGCAGAATTTGAATCTGACTCCTGAGACCGGGTGCGCCTTCTTCTCCGGCTATGGTGCGGAGACCGGATCGCGCTGGAAAGCCTTCGGCGAGATTCTAACAAATGCCACGCGGGAGGGAGATGGCGATGCGATCGTGGCCTCCGCGAACCGAACTTTCAGCACGCTCTCGGAGTGGCTGTTCCGAAACGATTTTCCTCCTTCATGA
- a CDS encoding response regulator yields the protein MSISPPGYLLVLEDSDEDFDTLLCAARRSMLPHQIRRATTGDECLEMLERSRNGNDDAPLLALMDLNTPQTDGRQALQSLRQNPNFRSLPVVILTSSGNPKDLDYCYQQGANAYHTKPVDYPEYLETLQRIFEYWLQGVVLPSN from the coding sequence ATGAGCATCTCCCCACCCGGCTATCTTCTCGTATTGGAGGACTCGGACGAGGACTTCGACACGCTTCTCTGCGCGGCGCGCAGGAGCATGCTGCCACACCAAATCCGGCGCGCCACCACCGGCGACGAGTGCCTCGAGATGCTTGAGCGCTCCCGGAACGGGAACGATGACGCTCCGCTCCTGGCCCTGATGGACCTGAATACCCCGCAGACGGACGGTCGGCAGGCGCTGCAATCGCTGCGGCAGAATCCGAACTTCCGCTCCCTGCCGGTGGTCATCCTCACGAGCTCCGGCAATCCGAAGGACCTCGACTACTGCTATCAACAGGGCGCGAATGCCTATCACACCAAGCCGGTGGATTACCCGGAGTATTTGGAAACCCTGCAGCGCATCTTCGAATACTGGCTGCAGGGTGTGGTCCTGCCTTCCAACTGA
- a CDS encoding Gfo/Idh/MocA family protein, whose product MQKPIRVLCVGAGHMGRSHALAYHRIPGFEICGIVTRSAESRGKLNAELGGGYAEFADFYEALATTKPDAVSISTYPDTHGPYAEAAFDAGCHVFIEKPLAESVSAAEAIVAKAKASGRKLVIGYILRHHPSWIKFIELAQTLGKPLVMRMNLNQQSFGDNWKTHKALMSSISPVVDCGVHYVDVMCQMTRSRPIRVSGIGARLSDEIPEGKINYGALQVTFEDGSVGWYEAGWGPMMSEVAFFVKDVVGPKGCASIVADKAASEGQSSNVDAHTQTQSIRLHHSQLTADGTFAKSDETVRLDDEPDHDGLCHREQEYFLKAILEDLDLGDHMEDAVASMRIVAAADESFRTGKTIDL is encoded by the coding sequence ATGCAGAAACCAATCCGCGTTCTTTGCGTGGGAGCAGGCCACATGGGCCGCTCGCACGCGCTAGCCTATCATCGCATCCCCGGCTTCGAGATCTGCGGGATCGTGACCCGTTCGGCCGAGAGCCGCGGGAAGTTGAATGCCGAGCTGGGCGGCGGTTACGCGGAGTTCGCGGACTTTTACGAGGCACTGGCCACCACGAAGCCGGATGCCGTGAGCATCTCCACCTACCCGGACACGCATGGTCCCTATGCGGAGGCCGCCTTCGATGCCGGTTGCCACGTCTTCATCGAAAAGCCGCTGGCGGAGAGCGTGAGCGCGGCGGAGGCGATCGTGGCCAAGGCGAAGGCCAGCGGGAGAAAACTGGTGATCGGCTACATCCTGCGGCACCACCCGAGCTGGATCAAATTCATCGAGCTGGCGCAGACGCTGGGCAAGCCGCTGGTGATGCGCATGAACCTGAACCAGCAATCCTTCGGGGATAACTGGAAGACGCACAAGGCGCTGATGTCCTCCATCTCCCCGGTGGTGGACTGCGGGGTGCACTATGTGGACGTGATGTGCCAGATGACCCGCTCGCGACCGATCCGCGTTTCCGGCATCGGCGCTCGTCTCAGCGATGAGATCCCGGAGGGGAAGATCAACTACGGGGCGCTGCAGGTGACCTTCGAGGACGGTTCGGTGGGTTGGTACGAAGCAGGATGGGGTCCGATGATGAGCGAGGTGGCCTTCTTCGTGAAGGACGTGGTGGGTCCTAAAGGTTGTGCTTCGATCGTGGCGGACAAGGCAGCCTCCGAGGGGCAGAGCTCGAATGTGGATGCGCACACGCAGACGCAATCGATCCGGCTGCACCACTCGCAGCTCACCGCGGACGGAACCTTCGCGAAGTCCGACGAGACGGTGCGCCTGGACGACGAGCCGGATCACGACGGCCTCTGCCACCGCGAGCAGGAGTATTTCCTGAAGGCGATCCTGGAAGACCTCGATCTGGGCGACCACATGGAAGATGCCGTGGCCTCCATGCGGATCGTGGCGGCGGCGGACGAGAGTTTCCGCACCGGCAAGACCATCGACCTTTGA
- a CDS encoding ribonuclease H-like domain-containing protein: MSGKNIVYFDLETQRSFGDVGGSAHKDKMGISVAVTYSTARGGYRIYGEEHVNDLVDELVRADLVVGWNHVEFDYPVLQGYTIYDLPAQTVNLDMMLDLQEKLGFRMKLEAAASACLGTGKSADGLDALRWWQEYKKTGNKEPLMRIAEYCAFDVKVTKCVHEYALANGHVKFHDRGGHPQEIAVGWA; this comes from the coding sequence GTGTCCGGCAAGAACATCGTTTACTTCGACCTCGAGACCCAGCGCAGCTTCGGCGACGTGGGTGGTTCCGCCCACAAGGACAAGATGGGCATCTCCGTGGCGGTGACCTACAGCACCGCGCGCGGCGGCTACCGGATCTACGGGGAGGAGCATGTGAACGACTTGGTGGACGAACTGGTGCGCGCGGATCTCGTCGTGGGCTGGAATCACGTGGAGTTCGATTACCCCGTGCTGCAGGGTTACACGATCTACGATCTGCCAGCCCAGACGGTGAATCTGGACATGATGCTGGACCTGCAGGAGAAGCTGGGTTTCCGGATGAAGCTGGAGGCTGCGGCTTCCGCCTGCCTGGGCACGGGCAAGTCGGCCGATGGTCTGGATGCGCTGCGCTGGTGGCAGGAATACAAGAAGACGGGCAACAAGGAGCCGCTGATGAGGATCGCGGAGTACTGCGCCTTCGACGTGAAGGTGACCAAGTGCGTGCACGAGTACGCGCTGGCAAACGGCCACGTGAAATTCCACGACCGCGGGGGACACCCGCAGGAGATCGCGGTGGGCTGGGCGTGA
- a CDS encoding ATP-binding protein, which translates to MNVSYSSVPVPPWENGAYSIKRHGVTISNCDSEPVQTPGCIQSHGALLVLRAEDFTLLQASENLGDHFGIPAAEALGKPLSLFLGDEGEQRLRDFITKERTERNPLYAFTVSLKGDYDLIVHTSEGLVILEAEPAAPAESPLPDYYGIVKKAVTRLHEAHSLQGFCDVLAEEVRGLTGIDRVMVYHFHEDFHGEVVAEAKREDMAPWLGLHYPAEDIPWPAREIFKKIWVRPLPDAAAPVMELVPLANPDSGKPLLMTHCVLRGASVMYTEYLRNMGVAASLTMSLMVDGELWGLIACQHETPRRFPHQIRAACEFMAQVASLHLRAVEQRESLGYRLKIEEVHNRVITNAAQDADLGPLTSASPNLLDTLDAGGVAVFHGDRWWKTGSTPTDTQLDSLKDWLLMRPEFESPVRPIYTTDSLVRDFPPAAGFATVGSGLLALTLSRRRHTFVLWFRPETIQTVNWGGNPHDKPVVTGPHGPRLTPRRSFEIFTESVKHRSLPWKRVEVEAALRLRVLIMELVVSRTEEITVMNAELMRSNEELDAFAYVASHDLKEPLRGISKYAHQLIETEAHRGEETLRRLESMKRLALRMDSLLDSLLHFSRVGRATLSPRPVDLQEVLEEALEIIAPRLQEVPTRVQIPQRLPVMECDRMRVREVFMNLLSNALKYNDKAEREIEIGFAELPDGGTVFHVKDNGIGMDPRHFDVVFKIFKRLHDREAFGGGSGAGLAIVRRLIEQHRGRIWVNSSPGVGSTFFFTLAESPLALE; encoded by the coding sequence ATGAATGTCTCCTACTCATCCGTGCCGGTTCCGCCGTGGGAGAACGGTGCTTACAGTATCAAGCGCCACGGGGTGACGATCTCGAATTGCGATAGCGAGCCGGTGCAGACGCCGGGCTGCATCCAATCGCACGGGGCGCTGCTGGTGCTGCGGGCAGAGGATTTCACGCTGCTACAGGCCAGCGAGAATCTGGGCGATCATTTCGGGATTCCCGCGGCGGAAGCCTTGGGCAAGCCGCTGTCCTTGTTCCTCGGGGACGAAGGGGAGCAGAGGTTGCGGGATTTCATCACGAAGGAGCGCACCGAGCGGAACCCGCTGTATGCTTTCACGGTCAGCCTGAAGGGCGACTATGATCTCATCGTGCATACCAGCGAGGGGCTGGTGATCCTGGAGGCGGAGCCTGCGGCTCCCGCGGAATCGCCGCTGCCGGACTACTACGGGATCGTGAAGAAGGCGGTGACGCGGCTGCACGAGGCTCATTCCCTGCAGGGGTTCTGTGACGTGCTGGCAGAGGAGGTGCGGGGTCTAACAGGGATCGACCGGGTGATGGTCTATCATTTCCACGAGGACTTCCATGGCGAGGTGGTGGCGGAGGCGAAGCGCGAGGACATGGCGCCGTGGCTGGGCCTGCACTATCCGGCGGAGGACATCCCTTGGCCCGCGCGGGAGATCTTCAAGAAGATCTGGGTGCGACCGCTGCCCGATGCCGCTGCCCCGGTGATGGAGTTGGTCCCGCTGGCGAATCCGGACAGCGGGAAGCCCCTGCTGATGACCCATTGCGTGCTGCGCGGGGCCTCGGTGATGTACACCGAGTACTTGCGGAACATGGGGGTGGCGGCCTCGCTGACCATGTCGCTGATGGTGGATGGCGAGCTATGGGGGCTGATCGCGTGCCAGCACGAGACGCCGCGACGCTTTCCCCACCAGATCCGGGCTGCTTGTGAATTCATGGCGCAAGTGGCTTCGCTGCATCTGCGGGCGGTGGAGCAGCGGGAATCGCTGGGCTACCGGTTGAAGATCGAGGAGGTGCACAACCGTGTGATCACGAATGCCGCGCAGGATGCGGATCTGGGACCGTTGACCAGCGCCTCGCCCAATCTGTTGGATACGCTGGATGCCGGTGGTGTGGCCGTGTTCCACGGCGACCGCTGGTGGAAAACGGGCAGCACCCCCACCGATACCCAGCTGGATTCGCTGAAGGACTGGCTGCTCATGCGGCCCGAGTTCGAATCACCCGTGAGGCCGATCTACACCACCGATTCGTTGGTGCGGGACTTCCCGCCGGCGGCAGGCTTCGCCACCGTGGGGAGTGGCTTGCTGGCCCTCACGCTGTCGCGCCGCCGCCACACCTTCGTGCTGTGGTTCCGCCCGGAAACGATCCAGACAGTCAACTGGGGCGGGAATCCGCATGACAAGCCGGTGGTTACCGGCCCGCACGGACCGCGGCTCACCCCGCGCCGCTCCTTCGAGATTTTCACGGAGTCCGTGAAGCATCGTTCGCTACCGTGGAAGCGGGTCGAGGTCGAAGCCGCGCTGCGTTTGCGGGTATTGATCATGGAGCTGGTGGTTTCCCGCACCGAGGAGATCACCGTGATGAATGCGGAGCTGATGCGCTCGAACGAGGAACTGGATGCCTTCGCCTACGTGGCCAGCCACGACCTGAAGGAGCCGCTGCGCGGGATCTCGAAATACGCCCACCAGCTGATCGAGACCGAGGCGCACCGTGGTGAAGAGACCCTGCGGCGCCTGGAGAGTATGAAGCGCCTGGCACTGCGGATGGACTCGCTGCTCGATTCGCTGCTGCATTTCTCGCGGGTCGGCCGGGCTACCCTTAGCCCTCGCCCGGTGGATCTGCAGGAGGTCCTGGAAGAAGCGCTGGAGATCATCGCGCCACGCCTGCAGGAGGTTCCGACGCGGGTGCAGATCCCGCAGCGCCTGCCGGTGATGGAGTGCGACCGCATGCGGGTGCGGGAGGTCTTCATGAACCTGCTCTCGAACGCGCTGAAGTACAACGATAAGGCGGAGCGGGAGATCGAGATAGGATTTGCAGAGTTGCCGGACGGTGGCACGGTCTTCCACGTGAAGGACAATGGCATCGGCATGGACCCCAGGCACTTCGATGTCGTGTTCAAGATCTTCAAGCGTCTGCACGATCGCGAGGCCTTCGGCGGTGGTTCCGGTGCCGGGCTTGCCATCGTCCGCCGCCTGATCGAGCAGCACCGCGGTCGGATCTGGGTGAATTCAAGCCCGGGTGTCGGCAGCACCTTCTTTTTCACCCTCGCTGAATCCCCCTTGGCCCTCGAATGA
- a CDS encoding hybrid sensor histidine kinase/response regulator, giving the protein MEAPDTLHLLLIEDSPDDRVDVRRMLLQGSERRIRFSEATSGAEALRMLAESERVPDCILLDFNLPDMDAIEILGHLRAGGELTLCPVVVLTGSTNSGSAVLPAGAQDYLSKRWASPEILVRAIENARERYALAVERKRAADLLRVSEEFSRTVLQSSPDCVKVIDRSGRIISLNEPGRCLLELDDPSVMVGREWASFWPEGSVHEVRAAVEGALKGELIRFRQYSPTFKGTAKWWDVQVSPVLRADGSIDTVVAVSRDITESKRVEMHLAEISQRKDEFLAMLAHELRNPLAPLLTGMEVILASPGDTERVNRIAGMMKRQIDQMSHLIDDLLDVSRINSGKIELQMSPVFLDAVLKQSVEATHPLVERSRHQLTVRNDVPELMLTGDHHRLAQVISNLLTNAAKYTPDGGKIELTATTDADGMLNISVKDNGKGIAPEHQVRIFDLFDQGASGPKDGLGIGLTLVKSLVSMHGGSIAVRSEGEGKGSEFIVKLPILTGGAAVEEEKPPLPKEEPSFKRVLVADDGKATADILGMFFEMEGMSCRVVYDGGEAVEEARRFKPDLLCFDIGMPVLNGYEAARRVREILPDAYLVALSGWGAEEDRRKSELAGFDEHLVKPVGPDELRHLLRRAFRASQEG; this is encoded by the coding sequence ATGGAAGCTCCGGATACCCTCCACCTCCTTTTGATCGAGGACTCACCGGATGACCGCGTGGACGTGCGGCGGATGCTGCTCCAAGGATCGGAGCGCCGGATCCGCTTCAGCGAGGCCACCAGCGGTGCGGAAGCGCTGCGGATGCTGGCCGAGTCCGAGCGGGTGCCGGACTGCATCTTGCTCGACTTCAACCTGCCGGATATGGATGCGATCGAGATCCTGGGCCATCTGCGGGCGGGGGGAGAGCTTACCCTCTGCCCGGTGGTGGTGCTGACCGGCTCGACCAATTCCGGATCGGCGGTGCTTCCGGCTGGAGCGCAGGACTACCTTTCCAAGCGCTGGGCGAGCCCGGAGATTCTTGTTCGCGCGATCGAGAATGCCCGGGAGCGCTATGCCTTGGCGGTGGAGCGCAAGCGGGCCGCGGACCTCTTGCGGGTCAGCGAGGAGTTCAGCCGCACGGTGCTTCAGAGCAGTCCCGACTGTGTGAAGGTGATCGATCGGTCAGGGCGGATCATCTCGCTGAACGAGCCAGGCCGCTGCCTGCTCGAGCTGGATGATCCGAGCGTGATGGTGGGTAGGGAATGGGCGAGCTTCTGGCCGGAAGGCAGCGTGCACGAAGTACGGGCCGCGGTGGAGGGTGCCTTGAAGGGAGAGCTGATCCGCTTCAGGCAGTATAGCCCGACTTTCAAAGGAACTGCGAAGTGGTGGGATGTGCAAGTTTCCCCGGTACTGCGCGCGGACGGCAGCATCGACACGGTGGTGGCGGTCTCCCGCGATATCACCGAGAGCAAGCGGGTGGAGATGCACCTCGCGGAGATCTCCCAGCGCAAGGACGAGTTCCTGGCGATGCTGGCCCACGAGCTCCGGAACCCTTTGGCTCCGCTGTTGACCGGCATGGAAGTCATCCTCGCCTCGCCGGGGGATACCGAGCGCGTGAATCGCATCGCGGGCATGATGAAACGGCAAATCGACCAGATGTCGCATCTCATCGACGACCTGCTGGATGTCTCGCGGATCAATAGCGGGAAGATCGAATTGCAGATGAGCCCGGTGTTCCTGGATGCGGTGCTGAAGCAGTCGGTGGAGGCCACCCACCCCTTGGTCGAGCGCTCCCGTCACCAGCTCACGGTGCGCAACGATGTGCCGGAACTAATGCTCACGGGCGATCATCATCGGCTGGCCCAAGTCATCTCGAACCTGCTCACGAACGCGGCGAAATACACCCCGGACGGCGGCAAGATCGAGCTCACGGCCACGACGGATGCGGATGGAATGCTGAATATTTCGGTGAAGGACAACGGCAAGGGCATCGCCCCGGAGCATCAGGTCCGGATCTTCGATCTCTTCGACCAAGGGGCCTCGGGCCCGAAGGACGGCTTGGGAATCGGTCTCACCTTGGTGAAGTCGCTGGTGAGCATGCATGGCGGGAGCATCGCGGTGCGGAGTGAAGGGGAAGGGAAGGGCAGCGAGTTCATCGTGAAGCTTCCGATCCTGACCGGCGGAGCCGCGGTGGAGGAGGAGAAGCCGCCCCTGCCGAAGGAAGAGCCATCCTTCAAGCGGGTGCTGGTGGCCGATGACGGGAAGGCGACGGCGGATATTCTGGGGATGTTCTTCGAGATGGAGGGTATGTCCTGCCGGGTTGTCTATGACGGCGGGGAGGCGGTGGAAGAAGCCCGGCGGTTCAAGCCGGATCTCCTCTGCTTCGATATCGGGATGCCGGTGCTGAACGGCTACGAGGCGGCGAGGAGAGTGCGGGAGATTCTTCCTGACGCCTACTTGGTCGCCCTGAGCGGTTGGGGGGCGGAGGAAGACCGCCGGAAGTCCGAGCTGGCCGGTTTCGACGAGCATCTGGTGAAGCCGGTGGGCCCGGACGAGTTGCGGCATTTGTTGCGCAGGGCCTTCAGGGCCAGTCAGGAAGGCTGA